One part of the Sporocytophaga myxococcoides DSM 11118 genome encodes these proteins:
- a CDS encoding SMI1/KNR4 family protein yields the protein MKNIKIFKEEFDTNLKEIERAEEVWKAQFPSDYKVFLLQYNGGVPYPNCPTISSENNSELWPVNRFFSIGDVIIQKEHPMTYTLHDIDKEDFERLNLNNEYLLVFALGERGVYIMNLNSEDFGQIYFANYSGGDGIIKVNTNSFSEFINSLDMPKWTEEEYDPDFQLTKHYYSSNKIFQDYLYHTPNNPSLGFNRFKEVFAVLGDIQPPEDGYPNIPQKYVHDKLKLEYLLEQGCKTDGLLRYANNAGIIKYLIVEKGLDINEIYKGRYPLQSYLTSTAKYEIKKKYELIHDLLELGIEMDWSIKGIKVDGSPDLPMIEKLKVLHDEYLQYEIDDKNWWIKNGKPSGHVPFKRSALIEQKLGIVDDK from the coding sequence ATGAAAAACATAAAAATATTTAAAGAGGAATTTGATACAAACCTTAAAGAGATTGAGAGGGCTGAAGAGGTTTGGAAAGCTCAATTTCCTTCTGATTACAAAGTTTTTTTGCTTCAATATAATGGTGGAGTGCCATATCCGAATTGTCCTACCATATCCTCTGAAAACAATTCTGAATTATGGCCTGTCAATAGGTTTTTTAGTATTGGAGATGTGATAATCCAGAAAGAACATCCTATGACATATACACTTCATGATATTGATAAGGAGGATTTTGAACGACTCAACTTAAACAATGAGTATCTTCTGGTATTTGCTTTAGGGGAAAGAGGAGTTTATATTATGAATCTAAATTCAGAAGATTTCGGTCAGATATACTTTGCAAATTATTCAGGCGGAGATGGGATCATTAAAGTTAATACAAATTCCTTCTCAGAATTCATTAACTCTCTTGACATGCCAAAGTGGACAGAAGAAGAATATGATCCTGATTTTCAGTTGACGAAACATTATTACTCAAGCAATAAAATTTTTCAGGATTACTTATATCACACTCCAAACAATCCATCATTGGGATTCAATAGGTTTAAAGAAGTTTTTGCTGTACTTGGAGATATTCAACCTCCAGAAGACGGCTATCCTAACATTCCACAAAAGTATGTACATGATAAATTGAAACTGGAATATTTGCTTGAACAAGGATGTAAGACAGATGGACTTCTTCGGTATGCAAATAATGCAGGAATCATTAAATATTTAATTGTAGAAAAGGGGTTAGATATTAACGAGATTTACAAAGGTAGATATCCATTGCAAAGCTATCTTACATCAACAGCTAAATATGAAATTAAAAAGAAATATGAATTAATTCATGACTTGCTGGAATTAGGTATAGAGATGGACTGGTCAATAAAGGGAATAAAAGTTGATGGAAGTCCGGATTTGCCAATGATAGAGAAATTAAAAGTTTTACATGATGAATATTTGCAATATGAAATTGATGATAAGAATTGGTGGATAAAGAACGGAAAGCCAAGTGGGCATGTGCCATTCAAAAGAAGTGCATTAATAGAGCAAAAACTTGGGATTGTCGATGATAAATAA
- a CDS encoding GNAT family N-acetyltransferase has product MKILIETERFIIREILPTDNDGMYELHSDPEVHKYLGNSTIAEKEKIIDVINFVRQQYIDTGVGRWAIIDKNTNDFIGWTGLELVTEEINKHINYYDLGYRLIKRFWGQGIATETAYASLEYAFNKLNADEVYARADCNNTGSDNVLKKVGLRFVEKFDLDGVKHNWYKIDRAEFLNKKPSR; this is encoded by the coding sequence ATGAAAATATTAATTGAAACTGAAAGATTTATTATAAGAGAAATACTTCCAACAGATAATGATGGGATGTATGAACTTCATTCCGATCCTGAAGTGCATAAATATTTAGGGAATAGTACCATAGCCGAAAAAGAGAAGATTATTGATGTGATTAATTTTGTCAGGCAACAATACATTGACACTGGAGTGGGGCGCTGGGCAATCATTGATAAAAATACTAATGACTTTATCGGCTGGACAGGACTTGAATTGGTAACTGAAGAAATTAACAAGCATATCAACTATTATGATCTTGGTTACAGGTTGATAAAAAGATTTTGGGGGCAAGGTATTGCGACAGAAACTGCTTATGCTTCATTGGAGTATGCCTTTAATAAGCTTAATGCTGACGAGGTTTATGCACGGGCTGATTGCAATAATACTGGTTCAGATAATGTATTGAAAAAGGTTGGACTCAGGTTTGTTGAAAAGTTTGACCTCGACGGCGTTAAGCATAATTGGTATAAAATTGATAGAGCTGAATTTTTGAACAAAAAA
- a CDS encoding M949_RS01915 family surface polysaccharide biosynthesis protein produces the protein MKKILLVVSFLVCNLVGFGQTKVLTNKEVDSIFTANIKNKLNIKFPLFRVYEYSDHAGKHFLVLAENGHNENGNPKNDSIQGICLKVDNGQLKTDWTFNDHKLKEGNANSEEMSIWFWTKYVSLSDIDNDGLVDPIVIYGTSGSNGTEDGRIKILTYYKGTKRALRHQNSSLDPERKTQVDSAFYDLPTSIQNHVKALMKKMMDDNNAIFPYDWEAAMKKKDLQFDER, from the coding sequence ATGAAAAAAATACTTTTAGTCGTTTCGTTTCTTGTTTGCAATCTTGTTGGATTCGGGCAAACAAAAGTTCTTACAAACAAAGAAGTTGATTCTATATTTACCGCAAATATTAAGAATAAATTGAATATCAAATTCCCTCTCTTTAGAGTATATGAATATAGTGACCATGCAGGTAAACATTTCCTGGTTTTAGCAGAGAATGGTCATAATGAAAATGGCAACCCCAAAAATGATTCCATACAAGGTATATGTTTAAAGGTGGATAATGGACAACTTAAAACAGATTGGACATTTAATGATCATAAATTGAAAGAGGGAAACGCTAATTCTGAAGAAATGTCTATTTGGTTTTGGACGAAATACGTCTCACTTTCTGATATAGATAATGATGGACTTGTAGACCCAATTGTCATTTATGGGACATCAGGAAGTAATGGAACTGAGGATGGTCGTATAAAGATCCTGACATATTATAAGGGAACCAAAAGAGCATTACGACATCAAAACAGCAGTCTTGACCCGGAAAGAAAAACACAAGTGGATAGCGCATTTTACGATCTTCCAACATCAATTCAAAATCATGTAAAAGCTCTGATGAAGAAAATGATGGACGATAACAATGCGATATTTCCATATGATTGGGAAGCAGCAATGAAAAAAAAGGATTTACAGTTTGATGAAAGATAG
- a CDS encoding GNAT family N-acetyltransferase translates to MITFEPFTPDDFDRLISWIENEEDLMQFAGPYFSYPLTKSQLDEYVNSKDRKPLKIKLTESGEYIGHCELNYTNKIPRLSRILIGQKESRNKGIGLNIVRGMIDQISQASESNVIELIVYDWNVNAINCYKKAGFYIRDNWEDIISINNKQWRAVSMYLELRNKQ, encoded by the coding sequence ATGATTACATTCGAACCATTTACACCAGATGATTTTGACCGTTTAATATCCTGGATAGAAAACGAAGAAGATTTAATGCAATTTGCAGGGCCATATTTTTCTTACCCTCTTACAAAGTCTCAATTAGATGAATATGTCAATTCAAAAGATAGGAAACCACTAAAAATAAAATTAACTGAGTCTGGTGAATATATAGGACATTGCGAATTAAACTATACTAATAAAATTCCAAGACTAAGCCGAATTCTGATTGGGCAAAAAGAAAGTCGGAATAAGGGAATAGGGCTTAATATAGTTAGAGGAATGATAGATCAAATAAGTCAAGCATCAGAAAGTAATGTTATTGAATTGATCGTTTATGATTGGAATGTAAATGCGATTAATTGCTATAAAAAAGCTGGATTTTATATTCGTGACAATTGGGAGGATATCATTTCAATTAATAATAAGCAATGGAGAGCAGTTTCAATGTATCTGGAACTGAGAAATAAACAATAA
- a CDS encoding M4 family metallopeptidase has protein sequence MNRKLLLKKAFALLLAFSGGLGASELHAQYSNPVYSSYTTNIVPGSNPQVMVFKTSSLVTSTAFLSNFNSKVNLLGPSNSALKLLKTETDSKGFTHNLYTQNISGVDVENAVVKTHIKSGLVKSASVFTKSTTLTDVTPVTTSAQAKTLSLSAIGSTSEFTDAKFKIEAPKLIITFDAAQQAVLTWKVDVFGKAPARGRYYVYVNAKTGAIVKKTSRQHKCGNPTVQTKYENSKVINDKTITITEDEGVTFQTIDALYNDCNNTCGTSSQLIETVFFDENAGKLRYYSKTPGSTWSSDLHHKIGFQVHYGLGKIYDYYKCIHGRNGYDNQNSSIAGVAHYNYAPGYLDPDNAAWFGGGMMVFGDGGDGYSGTQTVGAIASMDIIGHEFTHGVTENSAKLEYQGEAGALNEAWSDILGTDFEFYAKPSGNYIMGEEVWASGMLRSMANPKLRSQPNTYGGTYWVNTSTCTPDPSNDYCGVHTNSGVANYWFYLLANGGSGTNDISNAYSVTSITRDKAAQIAYRALVYHFSPTTNYAQARQFTILAAEELYGQCSNEALQVAKAWYAVGVGANPDNTITGPVSVCPYQTNATFAITAHVGSTYTWTLPPNTNVVSGSGTNSITINFNGTTPGARTISVNEFTGDVCVSLSKSITVLDAVANATTCDAYPKPLSPNGLSFDGTDDVALIPAHSKMGLGLGDFTYEIIIKSNPSAPLASYGGQAESLLGNYGDGQNGTGSAEFWTNRATCPTCDDYVSFRSGNAIAGIATNLRDNKCHHIAVVKNSTDTRMYLDGVLLNTEPIWRDFGPTGNGVNVTMIGGYYDANQSPQVMNAFNGSIKELRIWKSARTQAEIQKYMNRGLYGSEANLVAYYPFDETGTVETINDRIAPTPTLPLNSGYRGSSPSNTANNPTAIVGTCTTVNTRMYNLDMPLEGAGIAENGIAAYPNPFSNELTFRADFAAGKTYSVELINSMGSVVYTDKNLVTGASYSISTELTPGFYVLKCNDGNVSRTKTVIKY, from the coding sequence ATGAACAGAAAATTACTTTTAAAGAAAGCATTTGCGTTGTTGCTTGCTTTCTCCGGAGGGTTGGGCGCCTCGGAACTTCATGCCCAGTATAGTAATCCTGTATATTCAAGCTATACAACAAACATTGTTCCTGGTTCAAACCCGCAGGTGATGGTATTTAAAACTTCATCACTTGTGACATCTACTGCTTTTTTGAGCAATTTCAACAGCAAAGTTAATCTACTCGGTCCATCAAACTCAGCGCTAAAGCTTCTTAAAACAGAAACAGATAGTAAGGGCTTTACACACAATTTGTATACCCAGAATATTAGTGGAGTTGACGTGGAAAATGCTGTGGTAAAAACGCATATTAAAAGTGGTCTTGTTAAATCAGCGTCAGTATTCACCAAAAGCACTACACTTACTGATGTTACACCTGTTACAACTTCCGCTCAAGCAAAAACACTTTCGCTTTCTGCTATCGGGTCAACATCTGAATTTACAGATGCAAAATTTAAGATTGAAGCACCCAAACTGATTATTACATTTGATGCAGCTCAGCAAGCTGTATTGACATGGAAAGTTGATGTTTTCGGGAAAGCTCCTGCAAGAGGCCGTTATTATGTTTATGTTAATGCAAAGACAGGCGCAATAGTCAAAAAGACCAGCAGACAGCATAAGTGCGGCAATCCAACTGTGCAGACAAAATATGAAAATTCAAAAGTAATCAATGATAAAACGATTACTATTACTGAAGACGAAGGGGTCACATTCCAAACAATAGATGCACTTTATAATGACTGCAATAATACATGTGGTACAAGTTCTCAGTTAATAGAAACAGTTTTCTTTGATGAAAATGCAGGTAAGCTGCGTTACTATTCAAAAACTCCTGGCTCAACCTGGTCAAGCGATCTTCACCATAAAATCGGTTTTCAGGTACATTACGGACTTGGGAAAATTTATGATTACTATAAGTGTATTCACGGCCGTAATGGATACGACAATCAGAATTCATCAATTGCAGGTGTAGCTCATTACAACTACGCTCCAGGTTATCTCGATCCAGATAATGCTGCATGGTTTGGCGGAGGTATGATGGTATTCGGTGATGGTGGTGATGGATATTCTGGCACACAAACAGTCGGTGCTATTGCTTCAATGGACATAATTGGCCATGAATTTACACACGGTGTTACAGAAAATAGTGCAAAACTTGAATATCAAGGCGAGGCTGGTGCACTGAATGAGGCATGGAGCGATATACTTGGTACTGATTTTGAATTTTATGCTAAACCATCTGGTAACTATATAATGGGCGAAGAGGTATGGGCATCAGGCATGCTACGTTCAATGGCAAATCCAAAATTGAGAAGTCAGCCGAATACGTACGGAGGCACATACTGGGTAAATACTTCAACTTGCACACCAGACCCATCTAATGATTACTGTGGTGTACATACCAACAGTGGTGTTGCAAACTATTGGTTTTACCTGCTTGCAAACGGTGGTTCCGGTACAAATGATATTAGCAATGCATACTCTGTAACTTCTATTACTCGTGACAAAGCTGCTCAAATTGCCTACAGAGCCCTTGTTTATCATTTTAGTCCAACTACTAATTATGCTCAGGCGCGTCAGTTTACAATACTTGCAGCTGAAGAGCTTTATGGACAGTGCTCAAACGAAGCTTTACAGGTTGCAAAAGCATGGTATGCAGTAGGCGTAGGTGCAAATCCTGATAATACTATCACAGGTCCGGTTTCAGTATGTCCTTATCAGACAAATGCTACCTTTGCTATAACAGCTCATGTTGGATCAACATATACCTGGACATTGCCTCCAAATACCAATGTTGTGAGTGGTTCAGGAACAAACTCAATCACAATTAATTTTAACGGTACAACTCCAGGTGCAAGAACAATCTCTGTAAACGAGTTTACCGGAGATGTCTGCGTATCTCTCTCAAAGTCTATCACAGTGCTTGATGCTGTAGCTAATGCAACGACTTGTGATGCTTATCCTAAACCACTTTCTCCAAACGGCCTGTCCTTTGATGGAACAGATGACGTTGCGTTAATTCCTGCTCATTCGAAAATGGGACTGGGTCTTGGAGACTTTACGTATGAGATTATCATCAAATCAAACCCTTCGGCTCCACTTGCTAGCTATGGCGGACAGGCAGAGTCACTGTTGGGAAATTATGGTGATGGTCAAAATGGTACTGGTTCTGCAGAATTCTGGACCAACAGAGCTACCTGTCCAACCTGTGATGATTATGTTTCTTTCAGATCAGGTAATGCAATAGCTGGAATAGCTACAAATCTGAGAGATAATAAATGTCATCATATCGCAGTTGTAAAAAACTCAACTGACACCAGAATGTATCTTGACGGTGTTCTGCTTAATACCGAGCCAATATGGAGAGACTTTGGACCTACAGGCAATGGAGTGAATGTCACTATGATTGGTGGATATTACGATGCGAACCAGTCACCTCAGGTAATGAACGCATTTAATGGTTCCATCAAAGAACTTCGTATCTGGAAATCTGCGAGAACACAGGCCGAAATTCAGAAGTATATGAATAGAGGTTTATATGGAAGTGAAGCAAATCTTGTTGCATATTACCCTTTTGATGAGACTGGCACAGTAGAAACAATTAATGACAGAATTGCTCCTACTCCAACACTTCCTTTAAACAGTGGCTACAGAGGATCAAGTCCATCAAATACTGCTAACAATCCTACAGCTATTGTTGGAACATGTACAACGGTCAATACACGTATGTATAATCTTGATATGCCATTAGAAGGAGCGGGAATTGCAGAAAACGGAATTGCTGCTTATCCTAATCCGTTTAGCAATGAACTTACTTTCAGGGCAGATTTTGCTGCAGGAAAAACTTATTCAGTTGAACTGATAAATTCTATGGGATCAGTGGTTTATACCGACAAAAACCTTGTAACAGGTGCAAGTTATTCGATTTCTACAGAACTTACTCCTGGATTCTATGTGTTGAAGTGTAACGACGGAAACGTTTCCAGAACAAAAACAGTTATTAAATATTAA
- a CDS encoding SH3 domain-containing protein — protein sequence MRILYRKTFIILIILFFHSSIYGQLYSRNDRKVVYSGEANVRESPSPNAKIIATLKQGTEVIICSKTYKVDTISGTIAYWMPILYNGISGYVWGINLANNTFSHINGNRLLVKNDSKGLSYKIFAGDSLIIAGAYPDKPYSLYSHIYPIQPLSAERNNLYFKLSDSDLMYSFDGIMVSKAGRCDKENINADHLSSREEIKDSLGSIINRDKVNLRALPSVSSKTIGQLPKYTLVEEIEKLAKLDTVNKEEGYWFKIKWKGKVGYVWGSSISSPKQQIRDNDDESTSYLLSHNALFVLNKGSIVNHVMLNYDIYDETLHSFGDLGFGPGNDFVAIESIAHGCGEWGGDVYYLWNGKELKLFCSNGGVGDGPLSEGVVHIFPSYQHGIPGKVIQHSYSSEMIDIVPADDCELNYADALDYYLISILSYNGDKLVEVPSKHLELKKLIEREFPKYRLIQYKFGDINKDNIDDVVFQVRMERIKKDSDGYEKYIYKTKIGVGLGTSNDSLQLFKVNDHFIGDDEPRVNIFLDDSGILITSYSAFKNDEMRQSIYGRKIYHFVYNPTDQKIYWDSVSTIFDKGLQKLTFRSKKVLFENTWKYTEYENEEY from the coding sequence ATGCGGATACTATATAGAAAAACCTTTATCATTTTAATCATTCTATTCTTTCATTCATCCATTTACGGTCAACTTTATTCAAGAAATGATAGAAAAGTTGTGTATTCAGGAGAAGCGAATGTGAGAGAAAGTCCTTCACCAAATGCTAAAATAATAGCAACCTTAAAGCAAGGAACAGAAGTAATTATTTGCAGTAAAACTTATAAAGTCGATACGATCAGTGGAACTATTGCTTACTGGATGCCGATACTCTACAATGGTATTTCCGGATATGTTTGGGGGATAAATCTTGCTAATAATACTTTCAGTCATATTAATGGAAATAGATTACTGGTTAAAAATGATTCTAAAGGATTATCATATAAAATATTTGCAGGTGACAGCTTGATTATCGCAGGTGCATATCCAGATAAGCCTTATAGTCTATATTCTCATATCTATCCAATACAACCTCTTTCCGCAGAAAGAAACAATCTTTACTTTAAGTTAAGTGATTCAGATTTAATGTATTCATTTGATGGGATAATGGTGAGCAAAGCAGGCCGATGCGACAAAGAAAATATTAATGCTGATCATCTATCTTCCCGAGAAGAGATAAAAGATTCCTTAGGCTCTATAATCAACCGTGATAAAGTGAATTTAAGAGCCTTACCAAGTGTATCTTCTAAAACAATAGGACAATTACCGAAATATACTTTAGTAGAAGAAATTGAAAAACTAGCAAAGTTAGATACAGTTAATAAGGAGGAAGGCTATTGGTTCAAAATAAAATGGAAAGGAAAAGTAGGATATGTTTGGGGAAGTTCAATATCCAGTCCCAAACAACAAATTCGAGATAATGATGATGAAAGTACTTCTTATCTCTTAAGCCATAATGCTTTGTTTGTTTTAAATAAGGGAAGCATAGTTAATCATGTAATGTTAAATTACGATATCTATGATGAAACACTTCATTCTTTTGGCGATTTAGGATTTGGTCCAGGAAATGATTTCGTGGCAATAGAATCTATAGCACATGGTTGCGGAGAGTGGGGAGGAGATGTATACTATCTTTGGAATGGTAAAGAGCTTAAGCTTTTCTGTTCTAATGGCGGTGTTGGTGATGGTCCGCTAAGCGAAGGGGTAGTGCATATTTTTCCTTCATATCAGCATGGAATTCCAGGCAAAGTGATTCAGCATTCCTATTCATCCGAAATGATTGATATTGTGCCCGCAGATGATTGTGAACTAAATTATGCTGATGCACTTGATTATTATCTTATTTCCATATTGAGTTATAATGGAGATAAGCTCGTTGAGGTGCCATCTAAACATTTGGAGTTAAAAAAGTTAATTGAACGTGAGTTTCCTAAATACAGACTTATCCAATATAAATTCGGTGATATAAATAAGGACAATATTGACGATGTTGTTTTTCAGGTAAGAATGGAAAGAATCAAAAAAGACTCCGATGGATATGAAAAGTATATTTACAAAACTAAAATTGGAGTGGGTTTGGGCACCAGCAATGACTCTCTCCAGCTGTTTAAAGTTAATGACCATTTTATAGGTGACGATGAACCTAGAGTAAATATTTTTCTTGATGATTCAGGTATTTTGATTACATCTTATTCAGCATTTAAAAATGATGAAATGAGACAAAGTATATATGGTAGAAAAATTTATCATTTTGTTTATAACCCAACAGATCAAAAGATATATTGGGACTCTGTTTCTACGATTTTTGACAAAGGACTTCAGAAGCTAACATTCAGGAGTAAAAAAGTTCTTTTTGAGAATACATGGAAATATACAGAATACGAAAATGAAGAGTATTAA
- a CDS encoding M4 family metallopeptidase: MNRKLLFRKAIAIIMAFSGGMATSELQAQYNNPVYSSYTVNIVPGSSQQVMVFKTSSLVTSTAFVNNFNSKVNLLGPSNSALKLLKTETDSKGFTHNLYTQNIAGVDVENAVVKTHIKSGLVKSVSVFTKSTTLTDVTPVTTSAQARTLSLSAIGSTSEITDPRFKIEAPKLIITLDAAQQHVLAWKVDIFGNAPARGRYYVYVNAKTGAIVKKISRQHKCGNPTVQTRYDGSKTINDNVVPPSSGLSGIDVLYDDCRNTCGSSTQVIETIFNDNSTGLNYYYSKPTGTSWASDLHHRIGFQIHYGLGKVYDYYKCIHSRNGFDNANSSLLGVAHWNSMDGVNLDPDNAAWLGGGVMVFGDGGDGFSGTQTVGSVTSMDVIGHEFTHGVTENTAGLLYEGESGALNEAWSDILGTDFEFYAKGTGNYTMGEEVWASGMLRSMSNPNARSQPDTYGGTYWQNTSSCTPSPANDYCGVHGNSGVANYWFYLLANGGSGTNDLGNAFSVSSITRDAAAKIAYRALVYHFTPNTNYAQARQFTILAAEDLYGPCSNEALQVAKAWYAVGVGANPVNTITGPTSVCPYQTNVNFATTANVGSTYTWALPPNTSVVSGSGTNSITINFNGTTPGARTISVNEFTVDVCVPVTKTITVLDGVANAATCNAYPKPLSPNGLSFDGTDDVAVIPAHAKMGLGTGDFTYEIIIKSNPSAPLATYGGQAEWLLANPYKWEEDPSVGYADLWTNRATCSTCPDYVSFRSGNAYIGISTNLRDNKCHHIAVVKNSTNSKMYLDGVLLATEPLSPYYTNPTGNATNDWQVGGYYSATSNPNVLNAFNGSIKELRIWNTARTQTEIQNFMNRGLYGSEAGLVAYYPFDETGTGETINDKVSPTPTLPLNNGYRGSSSSNTDYNPTAIAGTCTTVNTRQYNFDMPFEGSEATENGIMAYPNPFTNELTFSADFSAGKIYSVELINSLGSVVYTDKNLVSGTNYSIKAELTPGYYVLKFNDGSGFRTKTVIKN, from the coding sequence ATGAACAGAAAATTACTTTTTAGGAAAGCCATTGCAATAATTATGGCATTTTCAGGAGGGATGGCCACCTCTGAGCTTCAGGCCCAGTATAACAACCCCGTATATTCAAGCTATACTGTAAACATTGTTCCGGGCTCTAGCCAGCAAGTGATGGTATTTAAAACATCTTCACTAGTGACATCTACAGCTTTTGTGAACAATTTCAACAGCAAAGTTAATCTGCTAGGACCATCAAATTCTGCGCTAAAACTTCTTAAAACAGAGACTGATAGTAAAGGTTTTACACATAATTTGTACACCCAGAATATTGCTGGAGTTGACGTGGAAAATGCTGTGGTAAAAACACATATTAAAAGTGGTCTTGTTAAATCAGTGTCAGTATTTACAAAAAGCACTACACTTACAGATGTTACCCCGGTTACAACTTCCGCTCAGGCAAGAACCCTTTCCCTTTCAGCTATAGGATCAACATCAGAAATAACAGATCCAAGATTTAAAATCGAAGCACCGAAACTTATCATTACACTTGATGCTGCACAGCAACATGTGCTTGCCTGGAAGGTAGATATTTTTGGAAATGCACCTGCAAGAGGCCGTTATTATGTTTATGTAAATGCAAAGACAGGCGCAATAGTTAAAAAGATCAGCAGACAGCATAAATGCGGCAATCCAACAGTGCAGACCAGATATGACGGATCAAAAACAATCAATGACAATGTGGTTCCGCCTTCATCAGGATTGTCAGGTATTGATGTATTATATGATGACTGTCGCAATACGTGCGGAAGCAGTACTCAGGTAATTGAAACCATATTCAATGATAATTCCACAGGATTAAATTATTATTACTCTAAGCCAACAGGCACAAGCTGGGCAAGCGATCTTCATCATAGAATCGGCTTTCAGATACATTATGGTCTTGGAAAAGTTTATGATTATTATAAATGTATTCACAGCCGTAATGGATTCGATAATGCGAACTCATCATTATTGGGTGTGGCTCATTGGAATTCAATGGATGGAGTTAACCTGGATCCGGACAATGCTGCATGGCTTGGTGGTGGTGTAATGGTTTTTGGTGATGGCGGAGACGGATTCTCAGGAACACAAACTGTTGGTTCTGTTACTTCGATGGATGTAATAGGTCATGAATTTACACATGGTGTTACAGAAAATACCGCAGGACTTTTATATGAAGGAGAGTCTGGGGCACTGAATGAAGCTTGGAGCGATATACTTGGTACTGATTTTGAATTTTACGCAAAAGGAACAGGTAACTATACAATGGGCGAAGAGGTATGGGCTTCTGGTATGCTGCGTTCAATGTCAAATCCTAATGCAAGAAGCCAGCCGGATACTTATGGCGGTACTTACTGGCAAAATACTTCAAGCTGTACTCCAAGTCCGGCCAATGACTATTGTGGTGTGCATGGAAACAGCGGTGTTGCAAACTACTGGTTTTATCTGCTTGCAAACGGTGGTTCAGGAACAAACGATTTAGGCAACGCTTTTTCAGTATCATCTATCACACGTGATGCTGCAGCTAAAATTGCTTATAGAGCTCTTGTGTATCATTTTACGCCAAATACAAACTATGCACAGGCTCGCCAGTTTACCATACTTGCTGCAGAAGATCTTTACGGCCCATGCTCAAATGAGGCATTGCAGGTTGCAAAAGCTTGGTATGCTGTTGGTGTAGGTGCAAATCCAGTTAATACGATCACAGGTCCTACATCCGTATGTCCATATCAGACCAATGTTAATTTTGCTACAACGGCCAATGTTGGATCAACATATACCTGGGCATTGCCTCCAAATACCAGCGTTGTTTCCGGTTCTGGGACTAATTCAATTACTATAAATTTCAACGGAACAACTCCGGGAGCAAGAACAATCTCCGTAAATGAGTTTACTGTTGATGTCTGCGTACCTGTTACAAAGACGATCACTGTATTGGATGGAGTAGCAAATGCAGCAACTTGTAATGCTTATCCGAAACCACTTTCGCCAAACGGTCTGTCCTTCGATGGAACTGATGATGTTGCAGTTATTCCTGCTCATGCTAAAATGGGACTAGGTACCGGAGACTTTACTTATGAAATTATTATCAAATCAAATCCTTCTGCTCCACTTGCAACCTATGGTGGGCAGGCTGAATGGCTATTAGCTAACCCTTATAAATGGGAAGAGGATCCATCTGTAGGATATGCAGATTTATGGACCAACAGAGCAACTTGTTCTACTTGTCCTGATTATGTGTCTTTCAGATCGGGAAATGCATATATCGGTATATCAACAAATCTGAGAGATAATAAATGTCATCATATCGCTGTTGTAAAGAACTCAACTAATTCAAAAATGTATTTGGATGGTGTACTTCTGGCAACTGAACCATTATCTCCATATTATACAAATCCGACTGGTAATGCTACCAACGACTGGCAGGTAGGCGGATATTATAGTGCAACAAGTAATCCTAATGTACTTAATGCATTTAATGGTTCCATAAAAGAACTTCGTATATGGAATACAGCCAGAACACAGACTGAGATCCAGAATTTTATGAACAGAGGTTTATATGGAAGTGAAGCAGGTTTGGTTGCATATTATCCTTTTGATGAGACAGGCACAGGAGAAACAATTAATGACAAGGTTAGTCCTACTCCAACACTGCCATTGAATAATGGATACAGAGGATCAAGTTCCTCAAATACAGATTACAATCCTACAGCAATTGCAGGAACATGTACAACTGTCAATACGCGTCAATATAATTTTGATATGCCATTCGAAGGTTCAGAAGCGACTGAAAATGGAATAATGGCTTATCCTAATCCATTTACCAATGAACTTACTTTTAGCGCAGATTTTTCAGCAGGAAAAATCTATTCAGTTGAACTGATAAATTCATTAGGTAGTGTGGTTTATACAGACAAAAATCTTGTATCAGGAACAAATTATTCCATCAAAGCTGAACTTACACCGGGATACTATGTGCTAAAGTTTAATGACGGAAGTGGTTTCAGAACAAAAACAGTAATAAAAAATTAA